In a single window of the Flavobacterium ammoniigenes genome:
- a CDS encoding YceI family protein: MKLFFSLLFLSLSFTAFSQQRWTTQSGTIHFEASVPLFEEIIAENNFVECTINTKNKTISCIVKIKDFNFKLDLMKTHFNEIYLESDKYPRALFKGSIPNLDIDKISNEGTILKINGTIKIHGVSKPLSINGIFKKSKNQLQLQANFILDTDDFEIKIPSMIIAKVSKKVQTQLDCILESH, encoded by the coding sequence ATGAAACTTTTCTTCAGCTTATTATTTTTATCATTAAGTTTTACTGCATTTTCGCAACAAAGATGGACAACGCAATCCGGCACCATTCATTTCGAGGCTTCAGTTCCTTTATTTGAAGAAATCATCGCAGAAAATAATTTCGTTGAATGTACCATAAACACTAAAAACAAAACGATTAGTTGTATAGTAAAAATCAAGGATTTTAATTTTAAGCTGGATTTAATGAAGACCCATTTCAATGAAATTTATTTGGAAAGTGACAAATATCCAAGAGCGCTATTTAAAGGAAGTATACCTAATTTAGATATTGATAAAATTTCAAACGAAGGGACTATTTTAAAAATAAACGGAACGATAAAGATTCATGGGGTTTCAAAACCATTAAGTATCAATGGGATTTTCAAGAAATCAAAAAATCAACTACAATTGCAAGCTAACTTTATCCTTGATACCGATGATTTTGAAATAAAAATTCCGAGTATGATAATTGCAAAAGTTTCTAAAAAAGTCCAAACTCAATTGGATTGTATTTTAGAATCCCATTAG
- a CDS encoding acyl-CoA thioesterase: protein MNNNFKTVASSYISISELMLPSHTNFSGKIHGGYILSLLDQIAFACAAKFSGNYCVTASVDTVNFLKPIEVGELVTMKASVNYVGKSSMIIGIRVEAENIQTGVIKHCNSSYFTMVAKDKEGNSVPVPGLIISNLKEVRRFCNCLKQIALKKERDLHEEIFDYSSIETIESLKKYNVSIELK, encoded by the coding sequence ATGAATAACAACTTTAAAACCGTAGCCTCTTCCTATATCAGCATTTCAGAGCTAATGCTTCCTTCTCATACTAATTTTAGTGGTAAAATTCATGGAGGTTATATATTGTCTCTACTAGATCAAATCGCCTTTGCGTGCGCAGCTAAATTTTCAGGAAATTATTGTGTTACTGCTTCAGTTGACACTGTCAATTTTTTAAAACCCATTGAAGTCGGCGAACTCGTAACCATGAAAGCTAGCGTTAATTATGTGGGAAAAAGTTCAATGATTATTGGCATACGAGTAGAAGCCGAAAACATTCAAACAGGAGTTATAAAACACTGTAACTCTTCTTATTTTACGATGGTAGCCAAAGATAAAGAAGGAAACAGCGTCCCTGTTCCTGGATTGATTATTTCTAATCTAAAAGAAGTACGCCGTTTTTGCAATTGCCTTAAACAAATTGCTTTGAAAAAAGAAAGGGATTTGCACGAAGAAATTTTTGATTACAGTTCTATTGAAACAATTGAGAGTCTTAAAAAGTACAATGTTTCTATTGAGTTGAAATAA